In Ornithinibacter aureus, the genomic stretch CCGAGCAGCTCCTCGACGACCCGGTCGGCCTCGACCGAGCGGGTGTTGTAGATCTTGGCGAGCACCTGGTTCTTGAACGCCAGCGCCGCCTCGACCTTCTGGCGCAGGATCCCCTCGTCGAAGATGTCCTGGACGCGGATGCCGATGCGGTTCATCTTGTCGGCGTAGGTCGGGCCGATGCCCCGGCCGGTCGTGCCGATCCGGCGGGCGCCGAGGAAGCGTTCGGTCACCTTGTCGAGGGTGCGGTTGTACGGCGCGATGACGTGCGCGTTGGCCGAGATGACCAGGCGCGAGGTGTCGACACCGCGGGCCTCGAGCCCGTCGAGTTCCTGGAAGAGCACCTCGAGGTCGACGACGACGCCGTTGCCGATGACGGGCGTCACCGTCGGAGTGAGGATGCCGCTGGGCAGCAGGTGGAGCGCGTACTTCTCCCGCGTGCCGTCCGGCCCCTCGATGACGACGGTGTGGCCGGCGTTGTTGCCACCGTTGAACTTCACGACGTAGTCGACGTCACCGCCCATCAGGTCGGTCGCCTTGCCCTTGCCCTCATCGCCCCACTGGGCTCCGACCAGCACGATCGCCGGCATGCCGACTCCTTCCGGACGTGCGCCGGAGCCAGATGCCCTCGACGCGCGGAAGGCCCCTCGCGCCTACGCTCCGGGGCCTCGTTCACCGCACCCTACCGCGAGACTCCCCGCTGCTGCCGAGCCAGGGCCGCACCGAGCTGGAAGCGGGTGTCCACCCCGTTGACCTCCATGAGCGCGGCGATGTGCCGGCGAACGGTGCGCAGGCTCACCCCGAGGTGGCGCGCGATCGCCTCGTCCTTCAGGCCCAGCTCGAGAAGCTCGACGAGCGGCGCGTCCCCGGCGCCACCGGCACCACCGGCACCCCCGGCGCCCCCCACACCCGCAGCTCCCGACAGCGCGGCGACCGGCACCGCCGAGGCCCACGCCAGGTCGAAGTAGGCGCTGTAGAGCCGGATGACGAGCGGGTCGCGGATGATCGCGTACCCCCGCGACGGGTCGTCCCATGCCGCGAGCGCCACGACCGCGGTCGAGCCGAACACGGCGAACTCGGTCTCGGTCGTGGGCAGCACGCGCTGCTCCTCCCCGACCTGCGCCCACTGCGCCATCCAGCGTCCCCCGTCCACGGCATCCAGCACCGCCGCCGGGTACAGGGCCCGCTGCGGCGACCCCCGCCGGATGCGGTCGACGTTGGCCTGCATCGTGACCGCGTCGAGCGCCGGTCCCTCGGCGACGGTCAGCACGTAGTTGCGCAGCAGTCCCGTCGTGTCGGCGAGCAGGGCGCTGACGACCGAGGGGGCATGGGCGTCGTCGATGACCTCGACGGCTCGGGCGCGGGCACCGAGCGCACGACTCGTGACCCGCGAGAGCAGGTCTCGGGTGGTCGCGAGGTCGGCCCGGCGCGCCTCGATGCGCTCGTGCTCGCGCCGCAGCTGCTCCTCCAGGACGAGGAGCAGCCCCCCGTCGCTCGCCGACGCGTCGGGGGCCAAGGGGTCAGAGCCCCAGCTCTCGGGCG encodes the following:
- a CDS encoding DUF6879 family protein, producing the protein MAPDASASDGGLLLVLEEQLRREHERIEARRADLATTRDLLSRVTSRALGARARAVEVIDDAHAPSVVSALLADTTGLLRNYVLTVAEGPALDAVTMQANVDRIRRGSPQRALYPAAVLDAVDGGRWMAQWAQVGEEQRVLPTTETEFAVFGSTAVVALAAWDDPSRGYAIIRDPLVIRLYSAYFDLAWASAVPVAALSGAAGVGGAGGAGGAGGAGDAPLVELLELGLKDEAIARHLGVSLRTVRRHIAALMEVNGVDTRFQLGAALARQQRGVSR